In Pseudonocardia cypriaca, a single genomic region encodes these proteins:
- a CDS encoding tryptophan 2,3-dioxygenase: MTGNGRNLRPLEEGVVREFGGTGERVNLSYGAYLHLDQLLSAQHPVSRPVHHDELLFIVQHQTSELWLKLVLHELRAVRDRLRADELRPALKGLARVKHIQRQLTEQWSVLATLTPSEYAEFRRFLGTSSGFQSYQYRAVEFVLGNKNPAMVKLFEHDDQARELLETLLGEPTVYDEFLRHLHRHGHAIPEQLLHRDVAAPHEFTPELVPVFRRIYEHSRQFWEAYEACEELVDLEENFQLWRFRHLKTVERTIGTVRGTGGSSGVNFLRAALDLTFFPELFAVRTEIQA; this comes from the coding sequence ATGACCGGGAACGGCAGGAACCTGCGCCCTCTCGAGGAGGGTGTGGTCCGGGAGTTCGGTGGGACCGGGGAGCGGGTGAACCTGTCCTACGGGGCCTACCTGCATCTGGACCAGTTGTTGTCGGCGCAGCATCCGGTGAGCCGCCCGGTGCACCACGACGAGCTGCTGTTCATCGTGCAGCACCAGACCTCCGAGCTGTGGTTGAAGCTGGTGTTGCACGAGCTGCGCGCGGTGCGGGACCGGTTGCGGGCCGACGAGCTGCGCCCGGCGCTCAAGGGCCTGGCGCGGGTGAAGCACATCCAGCGGCAGCTGACCGAGCAGTGGTCGGTGCTCGCGACGCTGACGCCGTCGGAGTACGCGGAGTTCCGCCGGTTCCTGGGCACCTCGTCGGGGTTCCAGTCCTACCAGTACCGGGCGGTCGAGTTCGTCCTCGGCAACAAGAACCCCGCCATGGTCAAGCTGTTCGAGCACGACGATCAGGCCCGTGAGCTGCTGGAGACGCTGCTCGGGGAACCGACCGTCTACGACGAGTTCCTGCGCCACCTGCACCGGCACGGGCACGCGATCCCCGAACAGCTGTTGCACCGGGACGTGGCGGCGCCGCACGAGTTCACCCCGGAGCTGGTGCCGGTGTTCCGCCGCATCTACGAGCACTCCCGCCAGTTCTGGGAGGCCTACGAGGCGTGCGAGGAGCTGGTGGATCTGGAGGAGAACTTCCAGCTGTGGCGGTTCCGCCACCTCAAGACCGTGGAGCGCACCATCGGCACCGTGCGGGGCACGGGTGGCTCCAGCGGGGTCAACTTCCTGCGCGCCGCGCTGGACCTGACGTTCTTCCCCGAGCTGTTCGCCGTCCGCACGGAGATCCAGGCATGA
- a CDS encoding kynureninase: MTTSTRTWAERAAALDAADPLAGLRDRFLPAPDVVAYLDGNSLGRPVADAANRLGEFLRQSWGERLIRGWTEDGPDGPWMDWPGRVGDRIAAAALGAAPGQTVLGDSTTVWLYKLARAAVDAATADDPARRVIVAFADDFPTDRYVVEGIAAERGATVRWLHADLAGGVTAEQVAAAAGPDTALVLLSHVAYRSGWLADAPAIAAATRDAGAYLLLDLCHSAGSVPLALDDWGVDLAVGCTYKFLNGGPGSPAFGYLRHGLQERLRQPIQGWMGRADPFTMGPGYQPAAGARHLVSGTPPILAAVPLLASLDLLEEAGVSAVRTKSVALTEFALELADEWLAPHGVQVISPREPGRRGGHVTLHRPGFRDTVDQLWARGVIPDYREPDAIRIGPAPLSTSFTEVHDGLAVLRDILDGGA, translated from the coding sequence ATGACCACCAGCACTCGCACCTGGGCGGAGCGGGCTGCCGCCCTGGACGCGGCCGACCCGCTCGCCGGGCTGCGGGACCGGTTCCTGCCCGCCCCCGACGTCGTCGCCTACCTGGACGGCAACTCCCTCGGCCGCCCGGTGGCCGATGCCGCGAACCGGCTGGGCGAGTTCCTCCGGCAGTCCTGGGGGGAGCGGTTGATCCGCGGCTGGACCGAGGACGGCCCGGACGGTCCGTGGATGGACTGGCCCGGCCGGGTCGGGGACCGGATCGCCGCGGCCGCGCTGGGCGCTGCGCCGGGACAGACCGTGCTGGGCGACTCCACCACCGTGTGGCTCTACAAGCTCGCCCGCGCCGCCGTCGACGCCGCCACCGCGGACGATCCGGCCCGCCGGGTGATCGTGGCGTTCGCCGACGACTTCCCCACCGACCGCTACGTCGTCGAGGGCATCGCCGCCGAGCGCGGCGCCACCGTGCGCTGGCTGCACGCCGATCTCGCCGGAGGAGTCACCGCCGAGCAGGTCGCCGCTGCGGCCGGCCCGGACACCGCGCTGGTGCTGCTGTCGCACGTCGCGTACCGGTCGGGGTGGCTGGCTGACGCCCCCGCGATCGCGGCCGCCACCCGCGACGCCGGCGCCTACCTGCTGCTGGACCTGTGCCACTCCGCCGGGTCCGTGCCCCTCGCCCTCGACGACTGGGGCGTGGACCTGGCGGTGGGCTGCACCTACAAGTTCCTCAACGGCGGGCCCGGCTCGCCGGCCTTCGGCTACCTGCGCCACGGCCTGCAGGAGCGGCTGCGGCAGCCGATCCAGGGCTGGATGGGCCGCGCCGACCCGTTCACCATGGGGCCGGGCTACCAGCCCGCCGCCGGGGCGCGGCACCTGGTGTCCGGCACCCCACCCATCCTCGCCGCGGTGCCCCTGCTCGCCTCGCTCGACCTGCTCGAGGAAGCCGGCGTCAGCGCCGTGCGCACCAAGTCGGTCGCGCTGACCGAGTTCGCGCTCGAACTGGCCGACGAGTGGCTGGCCCCGCACGGCGTGCAGGTGATCTCCCCCCGCGAGCCCGGGCGGCGCGGCGGGCACGTCACCCTCCACCGCCCCGGCTTCCGCGACACCGTCGACCAGCTGTGGGCCCGCGGGGTGATCCCCGACTACCGCGAACCCGACGCCATCCGGATCGGACCCGCACCGCTGTCCACCTCGTTCACCGAGGTCCACGACGGGCTCGCCGTGCTCCGCGACATCCTCGACGGCGGCGCCTGA
- the proS gene encoding proline--tRNA ligase has product MSKPVLTPQAENFPAWYQDVVARAEMADNGPARGTMVIRPWGYAIWELMQADMDRRIKETGAQNVAFPLFIPMSFLEKEKQHVEGFSPELAVVTHGGGEELAEPLVVRPTSETVINHYFAKWVQSHRDLPMMINLWNNVVRWELRPRVFLRTTEFLWQEGHTAHATFEDAVEETRRMLEVYRRFMEETLAISVVVGEKSPGERFAGADHTFTCEALMRDGKALQMGTSHNLGHNFARAFDIQYLDAGGERRHVATTSWGTSTRMIGGTIMVHGDDHGLRLPPAIAPHQVVIMQLDAEGTAARRVEAELRAAGVRVHLDSRTHTSFGRRSVDWELKGVPVRIELGARELAAGNATLVRRDDRSKSTVPLDGAARAATDLLDEIQQVLLTQSRTFREEHTHPVTDFDELTERLGDGGLFLAAWSGTEESEKALGERTSATIRCIVDAEPPAPTCLITGLPAEHTVLIGRAY; this is encoded by the coding sequence GTGTCGAAGCCCGTACTCACCCCGCAGGCGGAGAACTTCCCCGCCTGGTACCAGGACGTCGTTGCTCGCGCCGAAATGGCCGACAACGGTCCGGCGCGCGGGACCATGGTCATCCGACCGTGGGGGTACGCCATCTGGGAGCTCATGCAGGCGGACATGGACCGGCGGATCAAGGAGACCGGGGCCCAGAACGTCGCGTTCCCGCTGTTCATCCCCATGAGCTTCCTGGAGAAGGAGAAGCAGCACGTCGAGGGCTTCTCCCCCGAGCTCGCCGTGGTCACCCACGGCGGCGGGGAGGAGCTCGCCGAACCGCTGGTGGTGCGCCCCACCTCCGAGACGGTCATCAACCACTACTTCGCCAAGTGGGTGCAGTCCCACCGCGACCTGCCCATGATGATCAACCTCTGGAACAACGTGGTGCGCTGGGAGCTGCGCCCCCGGGTGTTCCTGCGCACCACCGAGTTCCTCTGGCAGGAGGGGCACACCGCCCACGCCACCTTCGAGGACGCGGTCGAGGAGACCCGGCGCATGCTGGAGGTCTACCGGCGGTTCATGGAGGAGACCCTCGCCATCTCGGTCGTGGTGGGCGAGAAGTCGCCGGGCGAGCGCTTCGCCGGCGCCGACCACACCTTCACCTGCGAGGCGCTGATGCGCGACGGCAAGGCGCTGCAGATGGGGACCAGCCACAACCTGGGCCACAACTTCGCCCGCGCCTTCGACATCCAGTACCTGGATGCGGGCGGCGAGCGCCGCCACGTCGCCACCACCTCGTGGGGCACGTCCACCCGGATGATCGGCGGGACGATCATGGTCCACGGCGACGACCACGGCCTGCGCCTGCCCCCTGCGATCGCACCGCACCAGGTGGTGATCATGCAACTGGACGCCGAGGGCACGGCGGCCAGGCGCGTCGAGGCGGAGCTGCGCGCGGCAGGCGTCCGCGTCCACCTCGACTCCCGCACCCACACCTCGTTCGGGCGCCGCTCCGTCGACTGGGAGCTGAAGGGCGTACCCGTCCGGATCGAGCTGGGCGCGCGGGAGCTGGCCGCGGGGAACGCCACCCTGGTCCGGCGGGACGACCGCAGCAAGAGCACGGTGCCGCTGGACGGTGCCGCGCGCGCCGCCACCGATCTGCTCGACGAGATCCAGCAGGTGCTGCTCACGCAGTCGCGGACGTTCCGCGAGGAGCACACCCACCCGGTCACCGACTTCGACGAGCTCACCGAGCGCCTGGGTGACGGTGGCCTGTTCCTCGCCGCCTGGTCCGGCACGGAGGAGTCGGAGAAGGCGCTCGGCGAGCGCACCAGCGCCACCATCCGCTGCATCGTCGACGCCGAGCCGCCCGCGCCGACCTGCCTGATCACCGGCCTGCCGGCCGAGCACACGGTGCTGATCGGGCGGGCCTACTGA
- a CDS encoding PP2C family protein-serine/threonine phosphatase, whose protein sequence is MATDVQVPRERLRRIEAVTDTALGHLGVEALLVELLDRVRDLLEVDTAAVLLLDPSGQYLVATAARGIEEEVRQGVRIPLGKGFAGRIAATRAPVILETVDHSNVLNPILREKGICSLLGVPLMSGGEAIGVLHVGSLTSRIFTHDETELLQLAADRVALATQARQVQVSQAAAATLQRSLLPTKLPAVPGLEFASRYAPGGGGEVGGDWYDVFDVPSGHIYVVVGDVAGRGMDAAVAMGRLRTALRAYALQTQDPADLLARLDTHVRHHERGVMATVLCAVLSPSHDELVVSSAGHPQPISTSPDAPAEVVDVPPDLPVGIDPTHPRRTRSIALPPGHALFLYTDGLVERRGLSPDVGIQRLRAALCPGPADAICGKVMFELLGADTADDDVAVLMLSRLLVDGVESPMPN, encoded by the coding sequence ATGGCGACGGACGTCCAGGTTCCGCGCGAGCGGCTCCGTCGCATCGAGGCGGTCACGGACACCGCGCTCGGCCATCTCGGCGTCGAAGCGCTGCTCGTCGAGCTGCTCGACCGGGTGCGCGACCTGCTCGAGGTCGACACCGCTGCGGTGCTCCTGCTCGACCCGTCCGGGCAGTACCTCGTCGCCACGGCGGCCCGCGGCATCGAGGAGGAGGTGCGCCAGGGCGTCCGGATCCCGCTCGGCAAGGGGTTCGCCGGGCGCATCGCGGCAACGAGGGCGCCGGTCATCCTCGAGACGGTCGACCACTCGAACGTCCTCAACCCGATCCTGCGGGAGAAGGGCATCTGCTCCCTCCTCGGCGTCCCGCTGATGTCCGGCGGCGAGGCGATCGGCGTTCTGCACGTCGGCAGCCTGACCAGCCGGATCTTCACCCACGACGAGACCGAGCTGCTCCAGCTCGCGGCCGATCGCGTCGCCCTCGCCACCCAGGCCCGACAGGTCCAGGTGTCGCAGGCCGCCGCGGCCACTCTCCAGCGCAGCCTCCTGCCCACGAAGCTGCCGGCCGTGCCGGGCCTTGAGTTCGCCTCGCGGTACGCCCCCGGCGGTGGCGGAGAGGTCGGGGGCGACTGGTACGACGTCTTCGACGTCCCGTCCGGGCACATCTACGTCGTCGTCGGCGACGTGGCCGGCCGCGGCATGGACGCCGCCGTCGCCATGGGCAGGCTCCGCACGGCCCTGCGCGCGTACGCCCTCCAGACCCAGGACCCGGCCGACCTGCTCGCCCGCCTCGACACCCACGTCCGGCACCACGAGCGTGGCGTCATGGCCACCGTGCTGTGCGCGGTCCTGTCGCCGTCCCACGACGAGCTGGTCGTGTCCTCCGCCGGACACCCGCAACCCATCTCGACGTCACCCGACGCGCCGGCCGAGGTGGTGGACGTGCCGCCCGACCTGCCGGTCGGCATCGACCCCACCCACCCGAGGCGTACCAGGTCGATCGCGTTGCCACCCGGCCACGCCCTCTTCCTCTACACCGACGGCCTCGTCGAACGGCGCGGACTCTCCCCGGACGTCGGCATCCAGCGGCTGCGCGCGGCGCTCTGCCCCGGGCCTGCGGACGCGATCTGCGGGAAGGTGATGTTCGAGCTGCTCGGCGCCGACACGGCCGACGACGACGTCGCCGTCCTGATGCTGTCTCGGCTGCTGGTGGACGGCGTCGAATCGCCGATGCCCAACTGA
- a CDS encoding LLM class flavin-dependent oxidoreductase has translation MPLSVLDTSPVVEGSDPRRALCNSVDLALLADALGYHRYWVPEHHGMRGVAGSAPAVLVGHLASATRHLRVGAGGVLLPNHAPLVVAEQFGTLAALHPDRIDLGVGRAPGGPRAAVEAVRPERERTAKTFPEQIAELRSYLDPAEDAPVKAIPVLGGNTPQVWLLGSSTASAELAGELGLPYAFAHHLAPGAAAEATRVYRERFRPAESGATPTTLVSVSVVAADDDDRAHWLAGPIRLKVLSRARGRRILLPSPEEAATHPLPDGDGAPGLLTGSPATVAERLQAVLDETGADEVMVTTPVHHHADRLRSYELVASVADRLRPVTPGP, from the coding sequence GTGCCCCTCTCAGTACTGGACACCTCGCCGGTCGTGGAAGGGTCCGACCCGAGGCGGGCCCTGTGCAACTCGGTCGACCTCGCGCTACTGGCCGACGCTCTCGGCTACCACCGGTACTGGGTCCCGGAGCACCACGGAATGCGTGGCGTCGCAGGCTCGGCCCCGGCCGTCCTCGTCGGCCACCTCGCGAGCGCCACGCGGCACCTCCGCGTCGGCGCCGGAGGGGTGCTCCTCCCGAACCACGCCCCGCTCGTGGTGGCCGAGCAGTTCGGCACGCTCGCCGCGCTGCACCCCGACCGGATCGACCTCGGCGTCGGCCGGGCGCCCGGGGGGCCACGGGCGGCGGTCGAGGCGGTCCGCCCCGAGAGGGAGCGGACGGCGAAGACGTTCCCCGAACAGATCGCGGAGCTGCGGTCCTACCTCGACCCGGCCGAGGACGCGCCGGTCAAGGCGATCCCCGTCCTCGGCGGGAACACGCCGCAGGTCTGGCTGCTCGGCTCGTCCACCGCCAGCGCGGAGCTGGCAGGCGAGCTGGGCCTTCCGTACGCCTTCGCGCACCACCTCGCCCCGGGCGCGGCCGCCGAGGCAACGCGCGTCTACCGCGAGCGGTTCCGCCCGGCGGAGTCCGGTGCGACGCCCACGACCCTGGTCAGCGTGTCGGTCGTCGCGGCGGACGACGACGACCGCGCCCACTGGCTCGCCGGTCCCATCAGGTTGAAGGTGCTCAGCCGGGCCAGGGGACGCCGCATCCTGTTGCCGAGCCCCGAGGAGGCGGCGACCCACCCGCTCCCGGACGGCGACGGCGCTCCCGGCCTGCTCACCGGGAGCCCGGCGACGGTGGCCGAGCGCCTGCAGGCGGTGCTCGACGAGACCGGTGCCGACGAGGTGATGGTGACCACGCCCGTCCACCACCACGCCGACCGCCTGCGCTCCTACGAGCTGGTGGCCTCGGTGGCCGACCGCCTCCGACCGGTCACACCTGGCCCTTGA
- a CDS encoding dihydrofolate reductase family protein, producing MAKVVSTLFIAADGVAEIDPDWHFPYFDENMGRAVVEDYDTGDVLLLGRGTYDSFAGAWPEREAAGGEDAPFAKRLGDTRKVVVSRQPLEFSWRNSELIDGDLVDAVTALKSDPGVQGIVIPGSVSVVQQLLAAGLVDELRLLVHPVAARKGQRLFDDGDVPYHLKVTATEVFPTGVIRVIYALGEAPGKVGYDEVKGQV from the coding sequence ATGGCGAAGGTCGTCTCCACACTGTTCATCGCGGCCGACGGCGTGGCCGAGATCGATCCGGACTGGCATTTCCCCTACTTCGACGAGAACATGGGCCGCGCCGTCGTCGAGGACTACGACACCGGTGACGTACTGCTCCTGGGCCGTGGGACCTACGACAGCTTCGCCGGGGCCTGGCCGGAGCGGGAAGCCGCCGGCGGGGAGGACGCGCCCTTCGCCAAGCGCCTCGGCGACACGCGCAAGGTCGTCGTCTCGCGCCAGCCGCTCGAGTTCTCGTGGCGCAACTCGGAGCTGATCGACGGCGATCTCGTCGATGCCGTCACCGCGCTCAAGTCCGACCCCGGCGTCCAGGGCATCGTCATCCCCGGCTCGGTCTCCGTGGTCCAGCAGCTGCTCGCCGCCGGGCTGGTCGACGAGCTCCGCCTGCTGGTGCACCCGGTCGCGGCCCGGAAGGGCCAGCGGCTGTTCGACGACGGCGACGTGCCGTACCACCTGAAGGTCACCGCGACCGAGGTGTTCCCCACCGGCGTGATCCGCGTGATCTACGCGCTGGGCGAGGCGCCGGGCAAGGTCGGCTACGACGAGGTCAAGGGCCAGGTGTGA
- a CDS encoding cupin — MAATPPRARRFSSAIGEDAVRFGDRILIAPALGKEAGGSMSAYTSFLYAGARADLPASYAEVWVVLRGAIRVGAASDAVTVRAGDFVHVPEQAPGVVEALEDTTMVCVSVPAH; from the coding sequence ATGGCCGCCACGCCCCCGAGGGCACGCAGGTTCAGCTCGGCGATCGGCGAGGACGCCGTCCGCTTCGGCGACCGGATCCTCATCGCGCCTGCCCTCGGCAAGGAGGCCGGCGGGTCGATGAGCGCCTACACGTCGTTCCTCTACGCGGGGGCGCGCGCCGACCTGCCGGCCTCCTACGCCGAGGTCTGGGTGGTGCTCAGGGGAGCGATACGGGTGGGCGCCGCGAGCGATGCCGTGACGGTGCGCGCAGGCGACTTCGTGCACGTTCCGGAGCAGGCGCCCGGGGTCGTCGAGGCCCTCGAGGACACCACGATGGTCTGCGTGTCGGTGCCCGCGCATTGA
- a CDS encoding DeoR/GlpR family DNA-binding transcription regulator, with amino-acid sequence MLIAERRRRILDHVQVRGYASFRDLADEVGISESTVRRDLRAMVAEGLLGATRGGAVQVDHAVPDHARGGLPADPVAAERAAIAARAAELVEPASAILLGPGRTTLQLARCLADVEPLTVITNSVPVTTALLDVEHVDLVMVGGTLGRSIGALVGPMTEQSLKGLRGAQVFLSGDGVTVDRGLTTPNVFAAATDMALVAAARQVIVLADHTKLGRETMCQTVPTERIDVLITDSAADPAAVRALRDAGVDVLVADSRSS; translated from the coding sequence ATGCTCATCGCGGAGCGGCGTCGCCGCATCCTCGACCACGTGCAGGTGCGCGGGTACGCGTCCTTCCGCGACCTCGCGGACGAGGTCGGCATCTCGGAGTCGACCGTGCGGCGCGACCTGCGCGCGATGGTCGCCGAAGGGCTGCTGGGTGCCACCCGTGGCGGCGCCGTCCAGGTCGACCACGCCGTCCCGGACCACGCCCGCGGAGGTCTCCCCGCCGATCCGGTGGCCGCCGAGCGGGCGGCGATCGCGGCGCGGGCCGCCGAGCTGGTCGAGCCCGCGAGCGCGATCCTGCTCGGCCCCGGCCGGACCACGCTGCAGCTCGCCAGGTGCCTGGCCGACGTCGAGCCGTTGACGGTGATCACCAACTCGGTACCGGTGACCACGGCCCTGCTCGACGTCGAGCACGTCGACCTGGTCATGGTCGGCGGCACGCTCGGCCGGTCGATCGGGGCGCTCGTCGGCCCGATGACGGAGCAGAGCCTCAAGGGCCTGCGCGGCGCGCAGGTGTTCCTCTCCGGCGACGGCGTCACCGTCGATCGCGGCCTGACCACCCCGAACGTCTTCGCCGCTGCCACGGACATGGCGCTCGTGGCCGCGGCGCGCCAGGTGATCGTGCTGGCCGACCACACGAAGCTCGGCCGCGAAACGATGTGCCAGACCGTGCCGACGGAACGGATCGACGTGCTGATCACCGACTCCGCCGCGGACCCCGCCGCAGTACGGGCGCTCCGGGACGCGGGTGTCGACGTCCTGGTTGCCGACAGCCGGAGTTCGTGA